In the genome of Sphaeramia orbicularis chromosome 13, fSphaOr1.1, whole genome shotgun sequence, one region contains:
- the slc47a3 gene encoding multidrug and toxin extrusion protein 1 yields METSPRTGSSSWRERTVFRRISTWIPVGFKQELLELCKLAFPVMASQFMGFALGFVSTVFCGHLGKVELAGVSLAIAVTNVTGISIGFGLASACDTLISQTFGSGNHMRVGVILQRAIFILLLACFPCWAILINTEPILLLVRQEPEVARLAQTYVQIFMPSLPAVFLYSLEARYLQNQGIIWPQVITGFVVNLLNALINYIVLFPLKLGVVGSAVANSFSEFAMAAILFAYMMWKGLHKATWGGWSKESLADWGSFIRLAIPSMVMLCVEWWTYEIGGFLAGLISEVELGAQSVVYQLANVAYMFPLGFSVAGSVRVGNALGAGDSQQAKLSAQATLFCAFSISSCLAIFFESLKNYISYVFTYDEQIKERVSDVMAFYAPFMILDALNAAIGGIIRGAGKQRVGAICNFVGFYCIGFPIGIPLMFAAKQGIMGLWTGIFTCVSLQCTFMIIYLIRMNWREITTEARIRAGVVDNSTNTNTQSDDAGKSDGQTMDLVDNEQLPPSGMEIKITSHRILVLRRGLILALMLFILALGIITNLLITNFVT; encoded by the exons ATGGCGTCCCAGTTCATGGGTTTTGCATTGGGATTCGTCAGTACTGTTTTCTGTGGTCATCTAGGGAAGGTAGAGCTGGCAGGAGTGTCTTTAGCCATAGCA GTCACTAACGTTACAGGCATATCAATAGGATTTGGTTTGGCATCAGCCTGTGACACTCTGATTTCTCAG accTTTGGAAGTGGCAATCACATGAGAGTTGGAGTCATTCTGCAGCGGGCTATCTTTATTTTGTTACTAGCATGTTTCCCTTGCTGGGCGATTCTTATCAACACAGAGCCCATTCTGTTGTTGGTCAGACAGGAACCAGAAGTTGCAAG GCTAGCTCAGACGTATGTGCAGATCTTTATGCCATCGCTTCCA gCTGTTTTTTTGTATTCACTAGAAGCAAGATATTTGCAAAACCAG GGCATCATATGGCCACAGGTCATCACTGGCTTTGTGGTCAATCTTCTTAATGCTCTAATCAACTACATTGTCCTGTTTCCATTAAAGCTGGGAGTAGT TGGCTCCGCTGTTGCCAATAGTTTTTCTGAGTTTGCCATGGCTGCAATTCTCTTTGCCTATATGATGTGGAAAGGACTTCATAAGGCTACCTGGGGAG GCTGGTCTAAAGAATCCTTGGCAGACTGGGGTTCATTCATCCGCTTGGCCATTCCCAGCATGGTCATGTTGTGTGTTGAGTGGTGGACATATGAAATTGGTGGTTTTCTAGCAG GTCTTATAAGTGAGGTGGAACTTGGAGCTCAGTCAGTTGTCTACCAACTGGCCAATGTGGCATATATG TTCCCATTAGGTTTCAGTGTGGCGGGCAGTGTAAGGGTTGGAAATGCTTTGGGAGCTGGAGATTCACAACAAGCCAAGCTCTCTGCTCAAGCGACACTATTCTGTGCAT TTTCAATCTCTTCATGCTTGGCAATTTTCTTTGAGAGCCTGAAGAACTACATCTCTTATGTTTTTACATATGATGA ACAAATCAAGGAAAGGGTTTCTGATGTTATGGCTTTTTATGCTCCATTCATGATCCTAGATGCATTAAAT GCTGCCATTGGAGGTATTATAAGAGGAGCAGGAAAACAGAGAGTTGGGGCAATTTGCAACTTTGTGGGTTTTTATTGTATTGGTTTTCCAATTGGAATTCCTCTCATGTTTGCAGCCAAACAAGGAATAATGG GTCTTTGGACTGGTATTTTTACCTGTGTGTCTCTGCAATGTACATTCATGATCATTTACTTAATAAGAATGAACTGGAGGGAAATTACAACTGAG GCTCGGATTAGAGCAGGGGTTGTAGACAACTCTACAAACACAA ATACCCAATCAGATGATGCAGGAAAGTCAGATGGACAAACCATGGACCTGGTTGACAACGAGCAGCTCCCACCTTCAGGGATGGAGATAAAAATAACATCTCACAGGATTCTGGTTCTGCGCAGAGGCCTGATTCTGGCGCTCATGCTGTTCATTCTCGCTCTTGGAATTATTACCAATTTACTGATCACTAATTTTGTGACATGA
- the LOC115431131 gene encoding multidrug and toxin extrusion protein 1-like, giving the protein MKVMSYCRFPTGRRAEIYETHMSTIGTWRRTNYSFAALAQFQGSCDHRDISIQSCILTTFLDKCEGEQTHTSTERPTLASCAVDMEGCVHRRVPLALREELYHIVRMTGPLLLSRILNCLLPFVVTMFCGRLGNEMMAGYGLASATINITTAATGYGLGLACDTLVSQTFGGKNLLRVGVILQRAIIILLLFCLPCWGLLINAEAILLCMRQDPEVARIAQLYIIAYLPAVPAMFLHHLQVSYLQNQGIILPQMYTAAMANIANVITNYIFLYWLDLGVNGSAAANTLSQIYICGLLFAYIRWKKLHVTTWGGWSVESLQEWGSYMKLAIPSTFMKCFEWWVYEFGGFFAGMLSEDELAAQHAVIMVAFITYMFPLGIQAAACARVGNALGAGDTERAIFSSKVSLTLAGTFAIVEGVVLGSCKSVIGYIFTSDENIVDLVSHLMNAYCFLQFFDGLVCVCTGIFLGTGKQKIPAVANLIGYYGIGLSLSVTLTFAAKLRVLGFWLGLLICVILQSTFYIIVIFKLNWKRMTEEAVKRAQKKTHMTLNASTLSHATGNYTSGQAAGNGSSVDGYVSGTAVRHDGNMETQGAHVQQVKAGHLSTAQLILRRGLTVLGVVALLVVGITVHFLVPLPKTPPTEANFTMDWINTTYAPDHTFPIV; this is encoded by the exons ATGAAGGTCATGAGTTACTGTCGTTTCCCCACAGGGAGGAGAGCTGAGATCTATGAAACCCACATGTCAACCATAGGAACATGGCGCAGGACAAATTACAGTTTTG CTGCCTTGGCTCAGTTCCAGGGCAGCTGTGACCACAGGGATATTTCCATCCAATCCTGCATCCTAACAACTTTCTTAGACAAGTGTGAGGGAGAACAGACACATACCTCAACAGAAAGACCCACACTGGCATCTTGtgctgtggacatggaagggtgTGTGCATCGCAGGGTTCCTCTGGCTCTCAGAGAGGAACTGTACCACATCGTGAGGATGACAGGGCCTCTG CTGCTCTCTCGAATCCTCAATTGTCTGCTTCCATTTGTCGTTACAATGTTCTGTGGCCGTTTGGGAAATGAAATGATGGCTGGTTATGGATTAGCTTCTGCT ACTATAAATATTACCACTGCAGCAACAGGATACGGTCTGGGACTGGCATGTGATACACTGGTGTCTCAG ACATTTGGTGGTAAGAACCTGCTGCGAGTTGGCGTGATCCTTCAACGGGCCATCATCATCCTGCTGTTGTTCTGTCTGCCCTGCTGGGGTCTGCTCATTAATGCAGAGGCCATCCTGTTATGCATGAGACAGGACCCTGAGGTGGCCAG AATAGCCCAACTCTACATAATAGCCTACCTTCCAGCTGTACCA gcaatgtttcttcatcatcttcaggTGTCTTATTTGCAGAACCAG gGTATAATACTGCCTCAAATGTACACCGCTGCCATGGCCAACATTGCAAATGTGATAACGAACTACATCTTTCTTTACTGGTTGGATCTGGGGGTTAA TGGATCTGCAGCTGCCAATACCCTGTCTCAGATTTACATCTGTGGTCTGTTGTTTGCTTACATTCGATGGAAGAAGCTCCATGTAACAACGTGGGGAG GTTGGTCTGTGGAGTCACTGCAGGAGTGGGGCTCATACATGAAACTGGCCATTCCCAGTACTTTCATGAAGTGTTTTGAATGGTGGGTTTATGAGTTTGGAGGGTTCTTTGCAG GAATGCTGAGTGAAGATGAGCTGGCAGCCCAACATGCTGTGATAATGGTGGCATTTATAACCTACATG TTCCCTCTTGGTATTCAAGCTGCAGCATGTGCTCGTGTGGGTAACGCTCTCGGTGCAGGAGACACTGAGAGGGCGATCTTCAGCAGCAAAGTCTCCCTCACACTTGCAG GTACCTTTGCCATAGTTGAGGGTGTTGTGCTCGGCTCGTGTAAATCAGTGATTGGCTACATTTTTACATCTGATGA GAATATTGTAGATCTGGTGTCTCACTTGATGAATGCTTACTGTTTCCTTCAGTTCTTTGATGGCCTTGTG TGTGTATGCACAGGCATCTTCTTGGGTACAGGCAAACAGAAGATACCAGCTGTGGCTAATCTGATTGGATACTATGGCATAGGACTCTCTCTAAGTGTCACTTTAACATTTGCTGCAAAACTAAGAGTTTTAG GTTTTTGGCTGGGACTGCTCATTTGTGTCATTCTGCAGTCCACGTTCTACATCATTGTCATCTTCAAGCTCAATTGGAAAAGAATGACTGAGGAG GCTGTGAAACGAGCACAGAAAAAGACACACATGACATTAAATGCGTCTACCCTGTCGCATGCTACGGGTAACTACACTTCTGGACAGGCAGCAGGCAATGGGAGT TCAGTGGATGGCTATGTATCTGGGACTGCAGTGCGTCATGATGGGAACATGGAGACACAGGGGGCTCATGTGCAGCAGGTGAAGGCTGGTCATCTCTCTACTGCTCAGCTGATCCTCAGACGAGGCCTCACTGTGCTTGGCGTTGTTGCCCTTCTTGTTGTGGGCATTACTGTACACTTCCTTGTCCCCTTACCAAAGACCCCACCTACAGAAGCCAACTTTACCATGGACTGGATCAACACTACATATGCTCCTGATCACACTTTTCCCATTGTCTAA
- the LOC115430968 gene encoding multidrug and toxin extrusion protein 1-like — MEVSSDRLFCCRWVRHRVPLAHRDELYHILRMTGPLLLSRILNYLLPFVVTMFCGRLGNEVMAGYGLASATINITTAATGCGLGLACDTLVSQTFGGRNLLRVGVILQRGIIILLLFCLPCWGLLINAEAILLCMGQDPKVARIAQLYITAFLPAVPAMFLHQLQVSYLQNQDIILPQMYTAAMANVANVVTNYIFLYWLDMGVSGSAAANTLTQIYICIFLFAYIWWKKLHVITWGGWSVESLQEWGSYMKLAIPSTLMTCFEWWVYEFGGFFAGMLSEDELAAQHAVIMVAFITYMFPLGIQAAACARVGNALGAGDTERAILSSKVSLTLAGTFAIVEGVVLGSCKTVIGYLFTSDENIVDLVSHLMNAYCFLQFFDGLVCVCTGIFLGTGKQKIPAVANLIGYYGIGLSLSVTLTFVAKLRVLGFWLGLLICVILQSTFYIIIIFKLNWKRMTEEAVRRAQKKAHMTLLNASPLSYTSGHTSVDGYVSVSTAWHDGNMETQGAHVVQQVKAGRLSATQLILRRGLTVLGAVGLLALGVGVHFLVPLPEIPLKANDTLDSIHTTYSPNLTTVPILIQK, encoded by the exons CTGCTCTCTCGAATCCTCAATTACCTGCTTCCATTCGTCGTTACAATGTTCTGTGGCCGTCTGGGAAATGAAGTGATGGCTGGTTACGGATTAGCTTCTGCT ACCATAAATATTACCACTGCAGCAACAGGATGTGGTCTGGGACTGGCATGTGATACACTGGTGTCTCAG ACATTTGGAGGTAGAAACCTGCTGCGAGTTGGAGTGATCCTTCAGCGGGGAATCATCATCCTGCTGTTGTTCTGTCTGCCCTGCTGGGGTCTGCTCATTAATGCAGAGGCCATCCTGTTATGCATGGGCCAGGACCCTAAGGTGGCCAG AATAGCCCAGTTGTATATCACAGCCTTTCTTCCTGCAGTTCCA GCAATGTTTCTCCATCAGCTGCAGGTGTCATATCTGCAGAACCAG gaTATAATACTGCCTCAAATGTACACTGCTGCCATGGCAAATGTAGCAAATGTGGTGACGAACTACATCTTTCTTTACTGGTTGGATATGGGGGTTAG TGGATCTGCAGCAGCGAACACCCTGACTCAAATTtacatttgtatttttctgtttgctTATATTTGGTGGAAGAAGCTCCATGTCATAACATGGGGAG GCTGGTCTGTAGAATCGCTGCAGGAGTGGGGATCCTACATGAAACTAGCCATTCCCAGTACTTTAATGACATGTTTTGAGTGGTGGGTTTATGAGTTTGGGGGTTTCTTTGCAG GAATGCTGAGTGAAGATGAGCTGGCAGCCCAACATGCTGTGATAATGGTGGCATTTATAACCTACATG TTCCCTCTTGGTATTCAAGCTGCAGCATGTGCTCGTGTGGGTAACGCTCTCGGTGCAGGAGACACTGAGAGGGCGATCCTCAGCAGCAAAGTCTCCCTCACACTTGCAG GTACCTTTGCCATAGTTGAGGGTGTTGTGCTCGGCTCGTGTAAAACAGTGATTGGCTACCTTTTTACATCTGATGA GAATATTGTAGATCTGGTGTCTCACTTGATGAATGCTTACTGTTTCCTTCAGTTCTTTGATGGCCTTGTG TGTGTATGCACAGGCATCTTCTTGGGTACAGGCAAACAGAAGATACCAGCTGTGGCTAATCTGATTGGATACTATGGCATAGGACTCTCTCTAAGTGTCACTTTAACATTTGTGGCAAAACTAAGAGTTTTAG GTTTTTGGCTGGGACTGCTCATTTGTGTCATTCTGCAGTCCACCTTCTACATCATTATCATCTTCAAGCTCAATTGGAAAAGAATGACTGAGGAG GCTGTGAGACGAGCCCAGAAGAAGGCACACATGACATTATTAAATGCATCTCCCCTGTCATATACATCTGGACATACA TCAGTAGATGGCTACGTATCTGTGAGTACAGCATGGCATGATGGGAACATGGAGACACAGGGTGCTCATGTGGTCCAGCAGGTGAAGGCTGGTCGTCTCTCCGCCACTCAGCTGATCCTGAGACGAGGCCTCACTGTGCTTGGCGCTGTCGGCCTTCTTGCTCTGGGTGTTGGTGTCCACTTCCTCGTGCCCTTACCGGAGATTCCTTTAAAGGCCAACGACACTTTAGACTCAATCCATACTACATATTCCCCTAATCTTACAACTGTGCCGATTCTAATACAAAAATAA